In a genomic window of Trachemys scripta elegans isolate TJP31775 chromosome 12, CAS_Tse_1.0, whole genome shotgun sequence:
- the LOC117886327 gene encoding interferon regulatory factor 4-like (The sequence of the model RefSeq protein was modified relative to this genomic sequence to represent the inferred CDS: added 94 bases not found in genome assembly) — protein MAETGSHMRLKEWLIAQIDSGRYPGLRWENREKTIFRIPWKHAAKQDYRQQQDAALFKAWAVYKGKYQEGTKADPSTWKTRLRCALNKSTDFQEVPERSQLDISEPYKVYQILSDGARDPEKEGSLESPPPEEQQASQPPAPGDPERGVTCGPDKASVSSGLEEDGKKDLMETSQTSPIPLVSHLPSHPADWGYQVKGVFCGWSPTHARFLQSPQPGDPSSNHVPTADINNSDCWLHVRLYYRDVLVKEFTTRTAEGCRITYRLVPADNERLYGPSSMEQIQFPSPRLLTGDSRMAGVTGVLERLLPHLDRGVLLWVAPEGVFMKRQCQGRVYWNGPMAPHNDRPNKLERE, from the exons aTGGCGGAGACcgggagccacatgcggctcaaGGAATGGCTCATCGCCCAGATCGACAGCGGCAGGTACCCGGGGCTGCGCTGGGAGAACCGCGAGAAAACCATCTTCCGCATCCCCTGGAAACACGCCGCCAAGCAGGACTATCGGCAGCAGCAGGACGCGGCGCTCTTCAAG GCCTGGGCTGTCTACAAAGGGAAATACCAGGAAGGAACAAAGGCAGACCCCTCCACCTGGAAAACCCGTCTCCGGTGCGCCTTGAACAAAAGCACCGATTTCCAGGAGGTCCCCGAAAGAAGCCAGCTGGACATCTCCGAGCCGTACAAAGTGTACCAGATCCTGTCGGATGGAGCCAGAGACCCCG AGAAGGAaggcagcctggagtcccctccccctGAAGAACAGCAGGcgagccagcccccagcccccgggGACCCGGAGAGGGGAGTTACCTGCGGGCCAGACAAG GCTAGCGTGTCCTCGGGTTTGGAAGAGGATGGGAAGAAGGATCTGATGGAGACCTCCCAGACTTCTCCAATCCCTCTGGTCTCCCACTTACCAAGTCATCCGGCAGACTGGG GGTATCAGGTGAAAGGGGTTTTCTGTGGCTGGAGCCCAACACATGCTCGCTTTCTGCAGAGCCCGCAGCCGGGTGATCCCAGCTCCAATCACGTCCCCACTGCAGACATCAACAACTCAG attGCTGGCTGCACGTCCGCCTCTACTACCGCGACGTGCTGGTGAAGGAGTTCACCACCCGCACCGCCGAGGGCTGCCGCATCACCTACCGCCTGGTGCCGGCTGACAACGAGCGACTCTACGGCCCGTCCTCCATGGAGCAGATccagttcccctccccccgcctgctGACCGGCGACAGCAGGATGGCGGGCGTGACGGGCGTCTTGGAACGGCTTCTTCCCCACCTGGACCGGGGCGTCCTCTTGTGGGTGGCCCCTGAA